In Endomicrobiales bacterium, the genomic stretch ATGGACATAGAGTTAATAACGCCGATAGCGATGGAAACGCAGCTTAGATTTGCGATAAGAGAAGGCGGGCACACAGTTGGAGCTGGAGTTGTAACAGAGATAGTTGAGTAAAAATAAGTAGCAAATAAATAAAAGTGGCCGCCTTATAAGGTGGTAAGTTGTTTTCTGGGAGAAATATAAAATGGCAGACAGAGTAATAATTACAATTGCTTGCACTGAATGCAAGAATAGAAATTACAATTTTGACCGCGGTAAAAAGAGCGAAAAAAAACTTGAGTTAAAAAAATTCTGCAAAAATTGTGGAAAAAGTACTCTGCATAAAGAAACAAAGTAAGTTAAAAAAGTTTTAAATGTTCTTTTAGTTGTAAAAATTAAACAAGTGGTGGGAGCGTCGGTTAATTGGCAAACCACCGGTCTCCAAAACCGGGACTGGGAGTTCAAGTCTCTCCGCTCCCGCTGTTAATTTCGCGGAATTGGAAAAAAATATGAACATTTTTTCACAGGGCTGGCAATTTTTAAAAGAAGCTTATTATGAGCTTAAGAAAGTTACATGGCTTTCAAGAAAAGAAGTAATCGGTTCAACAATTGCAATAATTATACTTGTTGCGCTAATTGCGGTTTTTGTTGGAACAGCAGATTTTTTCTTGTCAAAGTTCTTGAGTTTTGTATTATAAGTTTTATTTCAACTATGTTATTGCGAGGTTTATAAAATGTCAAATATGTGGTATGTGGTTCACACCTATTCAGGTCATGAAGACAGAGTAAAGTCCAGCTTAGAGAAATCTGTTGCAAATCTTGGAATGCAGGAACGCATTGCAAGAATTAGTGTGCCAACCGAGGAAGTTGTTGAAGTAAGACGCAACAAAAAATGCATAAAAAAGCGCAAGTTTTTCCCTGGCTATGTTTTTGTTGAAATGACAATAGACAATGAAACCTATTGGTTGGTGCGTAACACAGCTGGTGTAACCGGGTTTTTGGGCGGCGTAAAGCCGGTTTCAATGCCAGAGGAAGAAGTTACCGGCTTATTACAAACTATAAATGCTCCAGTTGGTGCAAGGCCAAGGCCGTCTATAACATTTGAAAAAGAAGAAAATGTAAGAATAGTTGAAGGGCCTTTCAAACACTTCATTGGTATTGTTGAAGAAATTAATGATCAGCGCGGTAAATTAAAAGTAATGGTTACAATATTCGGCAGACCAACGCCGGTAGAATTAGATTTTCTACAGGTTGAAAAACTCTAAAGGAGCTGTATAAATGGCACCCAAAAAAGTAAAAGCACAAATTAAATTGCAAATTCCAGCAGGTGCGGCAAACCCTGCGCCACCAGTTGGCCCGGCACTTGGCCAGCAAGGTGTAAATATTATGGATTTTTGTAAACAGTTCAATGCCGCAACTTCAAAAATGGAACCAGGTATGACAATACCGGTTATAATTACCGTGTTTGAAGACAGATCATTTACATTTATCACAAAAATGCCACCAGTTTCAGCACTTGTTAAAAAGGCCGCAGGCCTTGCAAAAGCATCCGGTGAGCCAAACAAAACAAAGGTTGGCAAAATTACAAAAAAACAAGTTGAAGAAATAGCGAAACAAAAAATGCCCGATCTAAATGCCAATGATCTGAAAGGGGCAATGCTTATGGTTGAAGGTACCGCAAGAAGCATGGGCATTGAAATAAAAGATTAGTTAATTAGTCAGTTCCAAAATAGATGTTGTGGGAGTAGTTTTGGCCAAAATTGTTTTGGCTAAAATTACGCATACCACACTAAGGGAGAAAAAATGAGTAAGCGTCTTAACGAAACAGGCAAGTTGGTAGACAAAAACAAGTTGTACACAATGGCAGAAGCGGTTGATTTGGTAAAGAAAACTGCAAGGGCAAAGTTTGACGAAACTGTTGAAATGCATATTCGCCTTGGCATAGACCCGAAGCAAAGTGACCAGATAGTGCGTGGAATTGTTGCTCTTCCGCACGGCATAGGTAAAACAAGAAGAATTGCTGTAATTGCAAAAGGTGACAAACTAAAAGATGCTCAGGCCGCAGGTGCTGACGAGGCAGGGTATGAGGATTTAATAGAAAAAATAGCAAAGGGTTGGTTTGAGTTTGATGTACTTGTTGCTACACCAGATACAATGAAAGACTTAACGAAGCTTGGTAAAGTTCTTGGTCCAAAAGGTCTTATGCCAAATCCAAAGTCCGGTACTGTAACATTTGAAATCAGTAAAGCGGTTAAAGAGTTAAAACTTGGTAGAATTGAATATAAAAATGATGCTTACGGCATACTCCATTGCGCAGTTGGTAAAGCTTCATTTGATGCCGAAAAACTTGTGCAAAACGCAAAAACATTGCTTGATGCAGTAATTAGGTCAAAGCCATCAACATCAAAAGGCCAGTATATAAAGAGCATTTTCATAGCAAGCACCATGGGGCCTGGCATAAAAGTAATCACAACGGTTGAAAAGTAATTTAATTAAATAAAAAGTGTTTAAAAAACTCTTCATTGTAATTACAAAGACCCGAGAGGCATTTGCTTCTCGGGTCTTTTCTATTTTTAAATATTTGCGCACAATGCCGTTAATTGCGGTATTTTTAATTTATGTTTTGTTCCTACTTATCTTTTATGCGCATAGTGGTTTTCTAAACACTCGCAGTGAAAATATTGAAAACTTTGCTCCATTGCAAAACTCTAAAATTGTTGGAATACTTGAGCGTTTAGTTCGCCAAAACGATACAAAAACACAATTTATATTAAAAGTTAAAACTGTAAATGATAAAGCTTCTTTAGGGGATATTTTAGTAACTTACTATGGTAGTTTTAAAGCATCATTAGGTAATAAACTGTTATTAAAGGGCAATTTGGTTTTGCCTATGGAAAGTTTTAACGATGGCCAGTTTAATTACGCGCGTTATCTTGCAACGCAAAATGTTTATGCCATCTTTTACGCAAATGAAATAAACACCTTGGAAGAAAGTAAGCAGTATTATTTTTTACGTTTGGCTCAAAGCGCTCATGATTTTGTTGTAAAAACAGTTAACAAACACATACCAAATTACTATGCAGGCGTGCTATCTCCAATGCTTATTGGCGATGAGTCGTTGCTTGATACGATAACCAAAGAAAATTTTACAAAAGCCGGTGTAATGCACATATTAGTTGTCAGCGGGATGAATGTTGCCTATGTGGCAGTTATTGTTTGGTTTTTATTTAGGTTGTTCGGTTTTAGTTACAGGGTTGCATCTTTAGGTTCAATCCCATTTATTTTGCTTTATGTATTTGCAACAGGCGCTACCCCGCCAGTGTTACGTGCCGGTGTTATGGCAATTTTTGTCGCGTTTTCACTTTCATTATCAAGGCCGGTGCTAATTTATCACTCACTATCACTTGCCGCATTTGTAATATTAATTTTTGATCCACGGTCGCTTTTTAGCGCAAGTTTTCAGTTGTCTTTTGGGGCAACAGTAGGTATAGTTTATTTTTACAAGGAAATAACTAAACTATTTACTAAAACACCAAAAATTATAAGGTGGGTATGTAGTGTTGCCGCGGCATCTTTTGCGGCACAGCTTGCGGTATTGCCTATTTTGGCT encodes the following:
- the rplA gene encoding 50S ribosomal protein L1, with amino-acid sequence MSKRLNETGKLVDKNKLYTMAEAVDLVKKTARAKFDETVEMHIRLGIDPKQSDQIVRGIVALPHGIGKTRRIAVIAKGDKLKDAQAAGADEAGYEDLIEKIAKGWFEFDVLVATPDTMKDLTKLGKVLGPKGLMPNPKSGTVTFEISKAVKELKLGRIEYKNDAYGILHCAVGKASFDAEKLVQNAKTLLDAVIRSKPSTSKGQYIKSIFIASTMGPGIKVITTVEK
- the nusG gene encoding transcription termination/antitermination protein NusG yields the protein MSNMWYVVHTYSGHEDRVKSSLEKSVANLGMQERIARISVPTEEVVEVRRNKKCIKKRKFFPGYVFVEMTIDNETYWLVRNTAGVTGFLGGVKPVSMPEEEVTGLLQTINAPVGARPRPSITFEKEENVRIVEGPFKHFIGIVEEINDQRGKLKVMVTIFGRPTPVELDFLQVEKL
- the rplK gene encoding 50S ribosomal protein L11; the protein is MAPKKVKAQIKLQIPAGAANPAPPVGPALGQQGVNIMDFCKQFNAATSKMEPGMTIPVIITVFEDRSFTFITKMPPVSALVKKAAGLAKASGEPNKTKVGKITKKQVEEIAKQKMPDLNANDLKGAMLMVEGTARSMGIEIKD
- the rpmG gene encoding 50S ribosomal protein L33; amino-acid sequence: MADRVIITIACTECKNRNYNFDRGKKSEKKLELKKFCKNCGKSTLHKETK
- the secE gene encoding preprotein translocase subunit SecE, whose protein sequence is MNIFSQGWQFLKEAYYELKKVTWLSRKEVIGSTIAIIILVALIAVFVGTADFFLSKFLSFVL